A single window of Micrococcaceae bacterium Sec5.1 DNA harbors:
- a CDS encoding biotin transporter BioY, with protein MSQTTSASVERNSSRKRWTATDLGLIAVFAALVAASAIVPGIPVGALGVPITLVTLTVMLSGLVLGAGRGFAAVGLYVLLGLAGLPIFSGGRSGLGILATPSAGYIIAFPLAAAATGYLAALIIRKTVRSRSLLLFAAAMVSSIFLIHGLGVLGMMVNGKLDFTKAFIADLAFYPGDIIKNVLAVIIAVAIHKAFPDVLVRRVK; from the coding sequence ATGAGCCAAACCACCTCCGCCTCTGTGGAGCGCAACTCTTCGCGCAAGCGATGGACCGCCACAGACCTCGGCCTCATTGCCGTCTTCGCAGCCCTTGTGGCCGCGTCCGCGATCGTTCCCGGCATTCCGGTTGGCGCCCTTGGTGTGCCCATCACCTTGGTGACCCTCACTGTGATGTTGAGCGGTCTGGTGCTTGGCGCCGGGCGGGGATTCGCCGCCGTCGGGCTTTATGTCCTCCTTGGCCTGGCTGGCCTGCCGATCTTCAGCGGGGGCCGCAGCGGACTGGGCATCCTGGCTACTCCATCCGCGGGCTACATCATTGCTTTCCCCCTTGCCGCGGCTGCCACGGGCTATCTGGCGGCGTTGATTATCCGCAAGACGGTACGGAGCCGTTCCCTGCTGCTGTTTGCTGCCGCCATGGTCAGCAGCATCTTCCTCATCCACGGCCTGGGCGTCCTGGGCATGATGGTCAACGGCAAATTGGACTTCACCAAAGCCTTCATTGCCGATCTGGCCTTCTACCCCGGGGACATCATCAAGAATGTCCTCGCCGTGATCATTGCGGTGGCTATTCACAAGGCCTTCCCGGATGTCCTGGTCCGCAGGGTCAAATAG
- a CDS encoding YbaK/EbsC family protein, whose product MPKVTEAIPDPVLNVKSALTAAGAEDTVRIFEDKVPTAAAAASVLGCDAAAITNSLIFELDGKPLLILASGAAKVDTTLLAKLLGTEKIRRAKPDFVLKHTGQEVGGVAPIGHPQRIRTILDTSLQEHPLLWAGAGDHNSMFSITYDQLQRITNAEPLQVR is encoded by the coding sequence ATGCCCAAGGTTACTGAAGCGATCCCGGACCCCGTGCTCAACGTCAAGTCGGCCCTTACGGCGGCAGGCGCTGAGGACACGGTCCGGATCTTCGAGGACAAGGTGCCCACCGCTGCTGCCGCGGCCTCCGTCCTTGGATGTGACGCTGCGGCCATTACGAACAGCCTGATCTTCGAACTCGACGGCAAACCTTTGCTGATACTCGCCAGCGGAGCCGCAAAGGTAGATACGACATTGTTAGCCAAACTCCTGGGAACCGAAAAGATCCGCCGCGCGAAGCCAGATTTCGTACTAAAACACACCGGCCAGGAGGTGGGCGGAGTCGCGCCTATCGGTCACCCACAACGCATAAGAACCATCCTGGACACCTCGCTGCAAGAACACCCACTACTGTGGGCCGGCGCCGGAGACCACAATTCAATGTTCTCCATCACCTACGACCAGCTGCAAAGGATAACGAACGCTGAGCCGTTGCAGGTCCGCTAG
- a CDS encoding energy-coupling factor transporter transmembrane protein EcfT: MRGHGFLIANYVPGNSPIHRTPLWLKFLVVAGCGTASFLIVDWAVSLLVFAIMCGLFLLSGAGLRRLMRAIWMVTPILVVIGLFQWWQLGAPTAARIVLNVLVCVVAASVLTATTPVQDLLDGVVSLAKPFQRFGADPERFALTIAVMLRSIPFIAGAFSDVRDAARARGLERNPRALVLPVFITTVAYARQTGDALAARGLGEPDEPK, from the coding sequence ATGAGGGGCCACGGCTTCCTGATAGCAAACTATGTGCCGGGCAACTCGCCCATCCACCGAACCCCGTTGTGGCTGAAATTCCTGGTGGTTGCAGGGTGCGGAACCGCGTCCTTCCTGATTGTCGACTGGGCAGTTTCGCTGCTGGTCTTCGCCATCATGTGCGGCTTGTTCCTGCTGAGCGGGGCCGGTTTGCGCCGTCTGATGCGTGCCATATGGATGGTGACGCCCATCCTCGTGGTGATCGGATTGTTCCAATGGTGGCAATTAGGTGCCCCCACGGCTGCACGCATCGTCCTGAACGTCCTGGTGTGCGTCGTCGCAGCCTCGGTTCTGACCGCCACCACACCCGTCCAGGACCTGTTGGACGGCGTTGTCTCCCTCGCCAAACCGTTCCAGCGCTTTGGTGCCGATCCCGAGCGCTTCGCGCTCACCATTGCCGTGATGCTCAGGAGTATCCCCTTCATTGCTGGAGCCTTTTCGGACGTAAGGGATGCCGCCCGCGCCCGCGGACTTGAACGCAATCCCAGGGCATTGGTACTCCCCGTCTTTATCACGACGGTCGCTTATGCACGCCAAACCGGCGACGCCTTGGCCGCCCGCGGACTCGGGGAACCTGACGAACCCAAGTAG
- a CDS encoding sugar ABC transporter ATP-binding protein produces the protein MDLLLHADDIHASYDQRRILKGVELSLHRGEILGLIGTNGAGKTTLMGVLAGSHKHDDGHIMLAGEKYGPDSMEEAQACGVGLIPQNFRLDPELSVAKAIFRGTFQADKSHDELRIQAVKLIKDIGITLDPDVKVGTLIRAEQTLVEVLRMVAEEAQLVIMDEVAASLPDHDVAVLHQVLRMLVGQGRAIIYITHRLDEVRSIAHRIAVMRDGKVHKILEASRTDVDELAFLLLQHKLANTSRPNDPAPGDEAMRVVELTVEDSIRDISFSVSKGEIFGLAGTHRSGIYQLLEALVGIHPSTSGQIFMQGKPVQIRGLQDALRLKIGYLSDTADTLESASGIVEGLQRSDDTAGSNLQDEITQLRGVIELVRRMRINTTNIHGAITTLSGGDRQKVQLAKWMTSDCDVLILSHPSRGIDVGAKETVYRMLQELSRTGVAIILLSSDLSELVSWCHRIGVMRNGEMVAIEANANTNEDALVHHMLGEKFTSGSGEARRVKS, from the coding sequence TTGGACCTGTTACTGCACGCTGATGATATTCATGCGTCCTACGATCAAAGGCGCATCCTCAAGGGCGTTGAGCTTTCCCTCCACCGCGGCGAGATCCTGGGACTAATCGGGACCAATGGTGCGGGCAAAACCACTCTCATGGGCGTATTGGCAGGATCCCATAAGCACGATGACGGGCATATCATGCTGGCTGGCGAGAAATACGGACCGGATTCCATGGAGGAAGCCCAGGCTTGCGGCGTCGGCCTCATCCCGCAAAACTTCCGCCTCGACCCTGAACTGTCCGTCGCCAAGGCCATTTTTCGCGGAACTTTTCAAGCTGACAAATCCCATGATGAACTCCGGATTCAGGCAGTTAAACTCATCAAGGACATCGGGATCACCTTGGATCCGGACGTGAAAGTGGGCACGCTGATCCGTGCCGAGCAGACACTCGTGGAAGTTCTGAGAATGGTGGCCGAAGAAGCCCAACTCGTCATCATGGACGAAGTTGCTGCGTCGCTACCGGATCATGACGTCGCCGTCCTGCATCAAGTTTTGCGGATGCTCGTCGGGCAGGGGCGTGCGATCATCTACATCACCCATCGCCTTGATGAAGTCCGCTCCATAGCCCACCGCATCGCCGTCATGCGGGACGGCAAGGTCCACAAAATCCTGGAAGCCAGCCGGACAGACGTCGACGAGCTCGCTTTCCTCTTGCTTCAGCACAAGCTGGCCAACACCTCCAGACCCAATGATCCGGCACCCGGAGATGAAGCTATGCGGGTGGTTGAGCTCACTGTGGAAGACAGTATCCGCGATATTTCCTTCAGCGTATCCAAAGGTGAGATTTTCGGGTTGGCGGGAACACATCGCTCAGGCATATATCAATTGCTTGAAGCGCTTGTGGGTATTCACCCGAGTACCTCGGGCCAGATTTTCATGCAAGGAAAACCTGTACAGATCCGAGGGCTGCAGGATGCACTGCGTTTGAAGATCGGTTACTTGTCAGACACCGCAGACACCCTGGAATCGGCAAGTGGAATCGTTGAAGGCCTTCAGCGCAGTGACGATACGGCCGGGTCCAATTTACAGGATGAAATCACACAGCTTCGTGGCGTGATCGAACTGGTTCGCCGTATGCGCATCAACACGACAAACATCCATGGCGCCATCACCACTCTTTCGGGTGGCGATCGCCAGAAGGTGCAGCTTGCCAAGTGGATGACGAGCGACTGCGATGTGTTGATCCTTAGCCACCCCAGCCGCGGTATAGATGTTGGGGCCAAAGAGACGGTGTACAGGATGCTCCAGGAGCTCAGCCGAACCGGGGTCGCGATCATCCTGTTGTCGTCGGATTTGTCGGAACTGGTCAGCTGGTGCCATCGGATTGGTGTGATGCGCAACGGCGAAATGGTAGCCATAGAGGCTAATGCCAATACCAACGAAGACGCCCTGGTACACCATATGCTGGGCGAGAAGTTCACGTCCGGCAGTGGGGAAGCCCGTCGCGTGAAGAGTTGA
- a CDS encoding ABC transporter ATP-binding protein: protein MNSINFNRVSVRVAIDGSRTSKTLLEDVSLSLTERRIGVIGANGSGKSTLLRLLNGLVEPSDGTVDVYGDDTVKAVRRVRANVGFVFTDPLSQLVMPTGREDVELSLRRSIKNTRERAAHAEAVLDRFGLLPLADQSIYELSGGERQLLALAAVLAVNPKVLVLDEPSTLLDLRNRELLRRTLAGLEQQVVMSTHDLDLALEMDRVLVVESGRIVFDGGAAEGVARYRELCATALDEVPGFGEVPGFGEVPSHGERPGRGQL, encoded by the coding sequence ATGAACTCCATCAACTTCAACAGGGTCTCGGTTCGTGTAGCCATTGACGGCAGCAGAACGTCCAAGACCCTGCTGGAGGATGTTTCCTTAAGCCTCACCGAGCGGCGTATCGGCGTCATCGGTGCCAACGGCTCCGGAAAGTCCACGTTATTGCGGCTGTTGAACGGGCTGGTGGAGCCCAGCGACGGAACTGTCGACGTCTACGGCGATGACACAGTTAAAGCCGTGCGCCGGGTTCGTGCAAACGTCGGATTCGTCTTCACTGATCCCTTGTCGCAATTGGTGATGCCTACCGGCCGTGAAGACGTTGAGCTCTCCCTCCGCCGCTCCATCAAGAACACCCGCGAACGAGCCGCGCACGCGGAAGCAGTGCTTGACAGGTTTGGCCTGCTGCCCCTGGCTGACCAGAGCATCTATGAGCTCTCGGGTGGTGAGCGTCAGTTGCTCGCCTTGGCTGCAGTCCTCGCCGTCAATCCCAAGGTGTTGGTCCTCGACGAGCCATCCACCCTCCTTGACCTGCGTAATCGCGAGCTGTTGCGGCGCACCTTGGCGGGCCTGGAGCAGCAAGTCGTCATGTCCACCCACGACCTCGACCTTGCGTTGGAGATGGATCGTGTCCTCGTGGTGGAGTCGGGGCGGATAGTCTTCGACGGCGGTGCGGCTGAAGGTGTTGCACGGTACCGGGAGCTATGCGCAACTGCGCTCGACGAAGTTCCGGGCTTTGGTGAGGTTCCGGGCTTTGGTGAGGTTCCGAGCCATGGCGAACGCCCCGGACGAGGCCAATTATGA
- a CDS encoding beta-ketoacyl-ACP reductase: protein MSEAVSTGRSVLITGGNRGIGLAIAESFLANGDKVAVTYRSETELPEGILGVKADVTDEASIDAAFKTVEEAHGPVEVLVANAGITKDTLLLRMSEDDFTSVLDTNLTGAFRVIKRASKGMIRLRKGRVVLISSVSGLYGAPGQINYSASKAGMVGIARSLTRELGSRGITANVVAPGFINTDMTAELPEETQKSYLANVPAGRFAEASEVANVVRWVASDEAAYISGAVIPVDGGLGMGH from the coding sequence ATGTCTGAAGCAGTATCCACCGGCCGGAGCGTCCTCATCACCGGCGGCAACAGGGGCATCGGCCTGGCCATTGCCGAGTCCTTCCTCGCGAACGGTGACAAGGTGGCAGTGACCTATCGAAGCGAAACAGAACTGCCTGAAGGCATCCTGGGAGTCAAAGCCGATGTCACTGACGAAGCCTCGATCGATGCCGCCTTTAAGACAGTAGAAGAAGCGCACGGCCCGGTGGAGGTTTTGGTTGCCAACGCCGGCATCACCAAGGACACGCTGCTCCTGCGCATGAGTGAGGACGACTTCACCTCCGTGCTGGACACCAACCTCACCGGTGCGTTCCGCGTCATTAAGCGTGCTTCCAAGGGCATGATCCGTCTCCGCAAAGGCCGCGTGGTCCTCATCTCATCGGTCTCCGGGCTGTATGGCGCTCCGGGCCAGATCAACTACTCCGCCTCGAAGGCGGGCATGGTGGGCATCGCACGCTCGCTGACCCGCGAACTGGGCAGTCGGGGGATCACGGCCAACGTGGTTGCTCCGGGATTCATCAACACGGACATGACGGCAGAACTTCCCGAGGAAACCCAGAAGTCGTATCTGGCAAACGTGCCGGCAGGCCGTTTCGCCGAGGCTTCCGAGGTAGCCAATGTTGTGCGTTGGGTGGCCAGCGACGAGGCTGCCTACATTTCAGGGGCAGTGATTCCCGTTGACGGCGGTCTCGGGATGGGCCACTAA
- a CDS encoding DUF3099 domain-containing protein, translating to MERDDSVVTRENSPLQQVPGDPDAVSGDPEVHSITDAAAAHSEDMRERMIKYAVAMGIRMVCIILIFVVDGWLKIIAVAGAVFLPWIAVVIANGSDKAEDHSDSLLDYVGTAEIEGSSLPIEEESTDNVTVLKGEVVDDDPPSQETEPDATHTPKAGDAGNERAAS from the coding sequence TTGGAGCGTGATGATTCAGTTGTGACACGAGAAAACAGTCCCCTGCAGCAGGTGCCCGGGGATCCGGACGCCGTCTCTGGCGACCCCGAAGTCCACAGCATCACCGATGCCGCGGCTGCCCACTCGGAAGACATGCGGGAGCGCATGATCAAGTACGCAGTGGCGATGGGTATTCGCATGGTCTGCATCATCCTGATCTTCGTGGTGGACGGCTGGTTGAAAATAATCGCCGTGGCCGGCGCCGTGTTCCTTCCCTGGATAGCCGTGGTCATTGCCAATGGCAGCGACAAAGCCGAGGATCACAGCGATTCCTTGCTGGACTACGTGGGAACAGCGGAAATCGAGGGCTCTTCGCTGCCCATCGAAGAGGAATCGACGGACAACGTCACCGTGCTAAAAGGCGAGGTGGTGGACGATGATCCACCAAGTCAGGAAACAGAGCCTGACGCGACTCATACACCGAAGGCCGGGGACGCCGGCAACGAACGGGCGGCTTCATGA
- a CDS encoding SURF1 family protein, with protein MYRFLFSSKWLGYFVLAVIFATACVFLGRWQMDRRAETLAEINRVVNNYSATPVPFAGIKDQFRTLDPEREWTQVELRGSYDLNGQRVVRNRPLNGQPGYDVVVPFRLSTGEAVVIDRGWLPIGNNTPGRPDVVPAPPAGEVTVVARLKPTEPKLDRGAVDGQLPSIDLASFASELPYPIATGAYGQLASEDPAVQPMPTPFPKPATEEGTHLSYSLQWFAFGVLMFIGFGYAARQQARNAAIDAEEDEDDAEEVIAANGPPKRRVPVNRKNKRPTSEEEEDAILDAQGY; from the coding sequence ATGTATCGTTTCCTTTTCTCCAGCAAGTGGCTGGGCTATTTCGTTCTGGCGGTTATCTTCGCCACAGCATGCGTGTTCCTCGGCCGCTGGCAAATGGATCGGCGGGCAGAGACGCTGGCTGAGATCAACCGCGTGGTGAACAACTACTCCGCGACGCCTGTCCCCTTCGCTGGGATCAAGGACCAGTTCCGCACCCTGGACCCCGAGCGGGAGTGGACCCAGGTGGAACTGCGGGGTAGTTACGACCTGAATGGCCAGCGCGTTGTACGGAACCGTCCGTTGAACGGGCAGCCAGGTTACGACGTCGTGGTTCCTTTCCGCCTCAGCACCGGCGAAGCGGTGGTTATCGACCGCGGCTGGTTGCCGATTGGCAACAACACGCCGGGCCGTCCCGACGTCGTTCCGGCACCTCCCGCGGGCGAAGTGACCGTGGTTGCCCGCCTCAAGCCAACGGAACCGAAGCTGGACCGCGGTGCGGTGGATGGACAACTGCCATCCATTGACCTGGCCAGCTTTGCAAGCGAACTCCCCTACCCCATCGCGACGGGCGCCTATGGGCAGCTGGCCAGCGAAGATCCCGCAGTCCAACCCATGCCCACGCCGTTCCCCAAACCAGCCACGGAAGAGGGCACGCACCTCTCGTACTCCCTGCAGTGGTTTGCCTTCGGCGTCCTGATGTTCATTGGTTTCGGCTACGCAGCCAGGCAGCAGGCGCGTAACGCTGCCATCGACGCTGAAGAGGACGAAGACGACGCCGAGGAAGTTATTGCTGCCAACGGGCCACCCAAGCGCCGCGTGCCGGTAAACCGAAAGAACAAGCGCCCCACGTCAGAAGAAGAGGAAGACGCAATCCTGGATGCCCAAGGTTACTGA
- a CDS encoding SDR family oxidoreductase, with amino-acid sequence MGMLDNKTAIVTGSSRGIGAEVAKILAGEGAAVVVNYRQKAPRANKVVAEIQAAGGRAAAVGADLTTDEGVHTLASTAMEQFGSLDVLVLNASGGMESGMEEGYALKLNRDAQINMLNAAVPLMREGSRVVFVTSHQAHFVETVPTMPEYEPVAKSKRAGEDALRALLPDLADKGISLVVVSGDMIEGTVTATLLDRSNPGAIEARRAEAGKLYSVEEFAAEVAKMVTADVETGHTEYVGGADYFGKSAE; translated from the coding sequence ATGGGAATGCTGGATAACAAGACCGCGATCGTCACGGGATCTTCGCGTGGCATCGGTGCTGAAGTCGCCAAGATCCTCGCGGGTGAGGGCGCCGCTGTGGTCGTCAACTACCGTCAGAAGGCACCGCGCGCCAACAAGGTCGTCGCTGAAATCCAGGCAGCGGGCGGCCGCGCTGCGGCCGTGGGTGCAGACCTCACCACCGACGAAGGCGTTCACACTCTTGCCAGCACCGCAATGGAGCAGTTCGGCTCGCTTGACGTGCTGGTGCTGAACGCATCCGGTGGCATGGAGTCCGGCATGGAGGAGGGCTACGCGCTCAAGCTAAACCGCGACGCCCAGATCAACATGCTCAATGCGGCTGTGCCGCTCATGCGCGAAGGCTCGCGCGTCGTCTTCGTCACCAGCCACCAGGCGCATTTCGTGGAGACCGTTCCCACCATGCCTGAATACGAGCCGGTAGCAAAGAGCAAGCGCGCCGGTGAGGACGCACTGCGCGCACTCCTGCCCGACCTTGCCGACAAAGGCATCTCGCTGGTGGTTGTTTCCGGTGACATGATCGAGGGCACTGTGACGGCCACCCTGCTTGACCGCTCCAACCCGGGCGCCATCGAGGCCCGCCGCGCAGAAGCAGGCAAGTTGTATTCCGTTGAAGAATTTGCGGCAGAGGTCGCCAAGATGGTGACGGCCGACGTCGAAACCGGCCACACCGAATACGTGGGTGGAGCAGACTACTTCGGCAAATCCGCCGAGTAG
- a CDS encoding ABC-F family ATP-binding cassette domain-containing protein, with protein MITVQELELRAGARLLMDKVNFRVDKGDKIGLVGRNGAGKTTLTRVLAGEGLPAGGKVTRSGEIGYLPQDPRTPDMEQLARDRILSARGLDVVVGKLKKAQDEMASEDDAIQRKAMNRYDRLETEFLAGGGYAAEAEAAAISSNLALPERILNQPLKTLSGGQRRRVELARILYSSAETLLLDEPTNHLDADSITWLRDFLKDHQGGLIVISHDVELLEATVNKVYHLDANRAQIDYYNMGWKRYLQQRETDERARKRERANAEKKAQVLIDQANKMRAKATKAVAAQNMAKRAERLLGGLEAVRENDRVAALRFPDPSPCGKTPLTAEGLSKSYGSLEIFTDVDLAIDRGSKVVILGLNGAGKTTLLRMLAGVDKPDTGDIIPGHGLKVGYYAQEHETLDHDRTVLENMRSSAPDMKDAEVRGILGSFLFSGDDVEKPAGVLSGGEKTRLALATIVASSANVLLLDEPTNNLDPASRAEILGALKNYSGAVVMVSHDEGAVSALNPERVVLLPDGVEDHWNEDYLDLITLA; from the coding sequence TTGATTACCGTCCAGGAACTCGAACTCCGCGCCGGCGCACGCCTGCTCATGGACAAGGTCAACTTCAGGGTGGACAAAGGCGACAAGATCGGCCTTGTCGGCCGCAACGGCGCGGGCAAGACCACTTTGACCCGCGTCCTCGCAGGCGAAGGCCTGCCGGCAGGCGGCAAAGTAACCCGTAGCGGTGAGATCGGCTATCTGCCCCAGGATCCCCGCACCCCGGACATGGAACAGCTCGCCCGTGATCGCATCCTTTCTGCCCGTGGCTTGGACGTGGTGGTGGGGAAGCTGAAGAAGGCACAGGACGAGATGGCCAGCGAGGATGACGCCATCCAGCGCAAAGCCATGAACCGCTACGACCGCTTGGAAACTGAGTTCCTGGCCGGCGGAGGATACGCCGCCGAAGCGGAGGCAGCCGCGATCTCCTCCAACCTTGCGCTCCCTGAACGCATCCTCAACCAGCCGCTGAAGACCCTCTCCGGTGGCCAGCGCCGTCGTGTTGAGCTCGCCCGCATTCTGTATTCCTCGGCAGAAACCCTGCTCCTCGACGAACCCACCAACCACCTCGACGCCGACTCCATCACGTGGCTGCGCGACTTCCTGAAAGACCACCAGGGCGGACTGATCGTGATCAGCCACGACGTCGAATTGCTGGAAGCCACTGTCAACAAGGTGTACCATCTTGACGCCAACAGGGCCCAGATCGACTACTACAACATGGGCTGGAAGCGCTATCTCCAGCAGCGCGAAACGGATGAACGAGCCCGCAAGCGCGAACGCGCCAATGCTGAAAAGAAAGCCCAGGTCCTCATCGACCAAGCCAACAAAATGCGTGCCAAGGCAACAAAAGCTGTCGCAGCGCAGAACATGGCAAAGCGTGCTGAACGTCTCCTCGGCGGCTTGGAAGCCGTCCGCGAAAACGATCGCGTCGCCGCCCTGCGCTTCCCGGATCCGTCCCCGTGCGGCAAGACCCCACTGACCGCCGAAGGGCTCAGCAAGTCCTACGGCTCACTGGAGATTTTCACTGACGTGGACCTGGCGATCGATCGCGGTTCCAAGGTGGTCATCCTTGGCCTCAATGGTGCCGGCAAGACTACCCTCCTGAGAATGCTTGCAGGCGTGGACAAGCCGGACACCGGCGACATCATCCCGGGACACGGATTGAAAGTGGGCTACTACGCCCAGGAACACGAAACCCTGGATCACGATCGCACGGTCCTTGAAAACATGCGTTCCTCCGCACCTGACATGAAGGACGCCGAGGTCCGCGGCATTCTGGGTTCGTTCCTGTTCTCAGGTGACGACGTCGAAAAGCCGGCGGGAGTTCTGTCCGGCGGTGAGAAGACCCGGCTGGCCCTCGCGACCATCGTTGCCTCCAGCGCCAACGTGCTGCTCCTCGACGAGCCCACCAACAACCTGGACCCAGCCAGCCGCGCGGAAATCCTCGGTGCGCTGAAGAACTACAGCGGCGCCGTCGTCATGGTCAGTCACGATGAAGGCGCCGTCTCAGCCCTGAATCCGGAACGCGTGGTGCTGCTGCCGGACGGTGTTGAAGATCACTGGAACGAGGACTACCTGGATCTGATTACGCTGGCTTAG
- a CDS encoding SpaH/EbpB family LPXTG-anchored major pilin gives MIDSDQTGSITVHKFEKPIPEGGGNNGGGGHGGGGHGGGGSNGSGNGGSGNNLSRVVPDTTALTPLAGIEFTIQQVNTIDLSTNAGWDAAHNLSGVFASSDPPGSITGAGYTLGAGQAQVTAADGTTVFANLPIGLYLVTETNYPAGVTPSAPFLISVPLTDPDNQDNWIYDVDVYPKNSVSGAEKIVTDAPDVKLGDQVDWTITADIPNEAVIDGYKVVDQLDTKLTYVGATAQLEDGTPLIEGTDYVVGFDATTNTVSVVFTDDGRALLAARTQTRVQVMVSTKVNTIGEIENEALVYPNAASFNITPGQPGGPIVTPPVATKWGGMTLQKVDENAAALAGASFSVYTNEADAKAGTNPVDIEGQSVFTVAGDGTLTISGLRYSDWANGAAVAPGDADYRTYYLVETTAPTGYELLAEPVSFLINSTTTAVGIDLSVKNIPSNNGFELPLTGGVGTGILYAAGALLVIGAGLLFVRNRRAGRNS, from the coding sequence GTGATTGACAGTGACCAAACCGGTTCCATCACTGTTCACAAATTCGAGAAGCCGATCCCTGAAGGCGGCGGGAACAACGGTGGCGGCGGACACGGTGGCGGCGGACACGGTGGCGGCGGCAGTAATGGCAGCGGGAACGGTGGCAGCGGCAACAACCTTTCCCGCGTCGTTCCGGACACCACCGCGCTGACGCCCCTGGCTGGGATTGAGTTCACGATCCAGCAGGTCAACACCATTGATCTGTCCACCAATGCGGGCTGGGACGCGGCACACAACCTCAGCGGCGTCTTCGCGTCGTCTGACCCCCCCGGTTCCATCACAGGCGCTGGATACACGTTGGGTGCTGGCCAGGCCCAGGTCACTGCTGCTGATGGCACTACCGTCTTCGCTAACTTGCCGATCGGCCTGTATCTGGTGACGGAGACCAACTATCCGGCCGGTGTCACCCCATCGGCCCCGTTCCTTATCTCGGTGCCACTAACCGATCCGGACAACCAGGACAACTGGATCTATGACGTCGACGTATACCCGAAGAACTCTGTTTCGGGTGCGGAGAAGATCGTCACTGATGCTCCCGACGTCAAGCTCGGCGACCAGGTCGATTGGACGATCACAGCTGATATCCCGAACGAGGCCGTGATTGACGGTTACAAGGTGGTGGATCAGCTCGACACCAAACTGACCTACGTCGGTGCCACCGCCCAGTTGGAGGATGGTACGCCACTTATCGAAGGTACGGATTACGTTGTGGGCTTCGACGCCACAACCAACACCGTCTCGGTGGTCTTCACCGATGACGGGCGTGCCTTGCTGGCAGCCCGCACCCAAACCCGTGTTCAGGTCATGGTGAGCACCAAGGTCAACACCATCGGGGAGATCGAAAACGAAGCACTCGTCTACCCGAACGCTGCGAGCTTCAACATCACCCCCGGCCAGCCGGGAGGGCCAATCGTAACGCCGCCTGTCGCTACCAAATGGGGCGGGATGACGTTGCAGAAGGTGGACGAGAATGCTGCCGCCCTGGCCGGCGCTTCTTTCTCGGTCTACACCAATGAGGCTGATGCCAAGGCAGGCACCAACCCTGTGGATATTGAAGGCCAAAGCGTCTTCACCGTTGCCGGCGATGGAACGTTGACCATTTCAGGCCTGCGCTACTCGGATTGGGCCAACGGTGCGGCCGTTGCCCCTGGGGACGCGGACTACCGCACCTACTACCTGGTGGAGACCACAGCGCCGACAGGGTACGAACTGCTCGCCGAGCCTGTGTCCTTCCTGATCAACTCCACCACCACAGCCGTCGGTATTGACCTGAGCGTGAAGAACATCCCGTCCAACAACGGCTTTGAACTGCCGCTGACTGGCGGCGTGGGAACCGGCATTCTTTACGCAGCCGGTGCTCTGCTGGTCATTGGTGCCGGCCTGTTGTTCGTCCGCAACCGCAGGGCGGGTAGGAACAGCTAA